In a single window of the uncultured Dysgonomonas sp. genome:
- a CDS encoding glycoside hydrolase, protein MKIIKLFLFMCLFLSCISCNDDPTPTIAPDTGAGEETEEGNENVSISLSTTYQTIESFAASDCWAPNYIGTYWTETEKEDIAKLLFSNNITGGKPDGIGLSGWRFNLGGGTAQQGAASGIEEVTRRAESFMNPTDGTLDWTKQAGQQYFLEKAKSYGCEQFVMFSNTPPVYLTRNGKGFSASGAYSNLKDDAYDDFANYIASAIDYFKTNKGIDFDYISPVNEPQYNWESGQEGSGWQNSEIKKLSVELDNAIENKGLNTKILLAEAAAWNYLYETDGDNGRKNVIYNLFDNASSSYVGDLKHVAPIVAGHSYWTDGNWDNLVDVRTTVGTKAAAAGLKVYQTEWSMLGDGYSSSEFVGFDNASYMDIALYMSKVIHCDLVYANVSSWSYWTSIDLERWSHKNRFLLIKVTPAGGDYGDITQSGTHAATKTLWVLGNYSLFIRPDYKRVELEMKNTSKELFGSAYVSPDGKKVVAVYTNLSANRYDVRAKLANAEIESIKTYTTSQTQDLEEESVKDTGNSIFVTPNSVLTVVYNLK, encoded by the coding sequence ATGAAGATTATAAAGCTGTTTTTATTTATGTGCCTGTTTCTATCATGCATTTCATGTAATGATGATCCCACCCCAACCATTGCGCCGGATACCGGAGCAGGTGAAGAAACAGAAGAAGGCAATGAAAATGTCTCCATATCGCTCAGTACAACATATCAGACCATCGAAAGTTTCGCGGCCTCCGATTGCTGGGCGCCTAACTATATCGGTACTTATTGGACTGAAACCGAGAAAGAGGATATTGCTAAATTATTATTCTCTAATAATATTACAGGCGGCAAGCCGGATGGTATCGGACTGTCCGGATGGCGTTTCAATCTGGGAGGAGGTACTGCACAACAGGGCGCAGCCAGTGGAATAGAAGAAGTTACCAGACGGGCAGAATCTTTCATGAACCCGACTGATGGAACGTTAGACTGGACAAAGCAAGCCGGACAACAATACTTCCTCGAAAAAGCAAAGAGTTATGGTTGCGAACAGTTTGTAATGTTCAGCAATACTCCTCCGGTATATCTTACCCGTAATGGAAAAGGATTTTCTGCATCCGGAGCATATTCAAATCTGAAAGACGATGCTTATGACGACTTTGCCAATTATATTGCTTCTGCAATAGATTATTTCAAGACTAATAAGGGAATCGACTTTGATTATATAAGTCCGGTAAACGAACCTCAATACAACTGGGAAAGCGGACAGGAAGGTTCAGGCTGGCAAAACAGTGAAATTAAGAAACTTTCTGTAGAACTTGACAATGCCATAGAGAACAAAGGGCTTAATACAAAGATATTATTGGCAGAAGCCGCCGCTTGGAATTATTTGTATGAAACCGATGGTGATAACGGAAGAAAAAATGTGATATATAATTTGTTCGACAATGCATCTTCCAGTTATGTCGGAGACTTGAAGCATGTAGCACCGATAGTTGCCGGTCATAGTTATTGGACCGATGGAAATTGGGACAACCTGGTAGATGTAAGAACTACGGTTGGAACAAAAGCCGCCGCTGCCGGACTGAAAGTTTATCAGACTGAATGGAGCATGCTTGGCGACGGATACAGCAGCAGTGAGTTTGTTGGATTCGACAATGCTTCATATATGGATATAGCCCTGTATATGTCGAAGGTTATCCATTGCGACCTTGTATATGCCAATGTTTCCTCATGGTCTTACTGGACAAGTATCGATCTGGAACGCTGGAGCCATAAGAACAGATTTTTATTGATAAAAGTGACCCCTGCCGGAGGCGATTATGGCGATATTACCCAAAGCGGAACTCATGCCGCAACCAAAACATTATGGGTGCTTGGTAACTATAGCTTGTTTATACGTCCTGACTATAAACGTGTAGAACTTGAGATGAAGAACACATCAAAAGAACTATTCGGAAGTGCATATGTTTCGCCAGATGGAAAGAAAGTGGTGGCAGTGTACACTAATTTATCTGCAAACCGGTATGACGTGAGAGCCAAGCTGGCAAATGCGGAAATAGAATCGATAAAAACATATACTACCAGCCAGACTCAGGATTTGGAAGAAGAAAGTGTAAAAGACACAGGTAATTCTATTTTTGTAACACCGAACTCTGTTCTAACAGTAGTTTATAACTTAAAGTAA
- a CDS encoding CDP-alcohol phosphatidyltransferase family protein encodes MKRHIPNVFTSFNLFSGCIATVMAFQGEYTWVVVWVIIAAFFDFCDGFSARLLKAYSPMGKELDSLADMVSFGVAPSMAVFHFLSENTIRISQNSVIIEYLPYMAFLLAVFSGLRLAKFNIDKRQSDSFIGLNTPANAMFWVSFCYGLTHDAPMITPLLMYTVLAAILVFSSLMVSEIPMFSLKVKSIKFKGNEYRYFLIVFMIALVAYIGILGIAGGILLYIAMSIINSRKQAE; translated from the coding sequence ATGAAAAGACATATCCCGAATGTATTTACTTCCTTTAATTTATTTTCCGGTTGTATCGCCACAGTGATGGCTTTTCAGGGAGAATACACATGGGTTGTTGTATGGGTTATAATAGCTGCTTTCTTTGACTTCTGTGACGGTTTCTCGGCCCGCTTACTGAAAGCATACTCTCCTATGGGAAAGGAGTTGGATTCACTGGCCGATATGGTTAGCTTCGGTGTGGCGCCAAGCATGGCTGTATTCCACTTCTTATCGGAGAATACTATTCGTATTTCTCAAAATTCGGTTATTATAGAATATCTGCCATATATGGCTTTTTTACTGGCTGTTTTTTCCGGGTTGAGGTTAGCAAAGTTTAATATAGACAAACGCCAGTCAGACTCTTTTATAGGTCTGAATACACCTGCGAATGCCATGTTCTGGGTAAGTTTCTGTTATGGACTCACACACGATGCGCCAATGATCACACCTTTGTTAATGTATACCGTTTTGGCAGCTATATTGGTTTTCTCATCACTGATGGTCTCCGAGATCCCTATGTTTTCTCTGAAAGTAAAGAGCATAAAGTTTAAAGGAAACGAATATCGGTACTTTCTGATCGTGTTTATGATCGCTTTGGTCGCTTATATTGGAATATTGGGGATTGCCGGAGGGATATTGCTATATATAGCTATGTCAATCATTAACAGCCGGAAACAAGCGGAATGA
- a CDS encoding phosphatidylserine decarboxylase family protein, with protein sequence MKVHHEGRGVLTTYLIILVLLNGALWYFFHHSVLSYLVGGVSLVLFLIVLNFYRSPYRRFAGNTDDIIVASADGKIVAIEEVYESEYFKDKRIIVSIFMSPFNVHANWYPINGKVLMSKHHDGRFMAAYLPKSSTENERSTVVMETEDGRYQILLRQVAGAMARRIVTYAQVGETAHIDEHLGFIKLGSRVDVYLPLGTEILVEMDQKVTGNQTVIAKFK encoded by the coding sequence ATGAAAGTTCATCACGAAGGACGCGGCGTTTTAACAACATACCTTATCATATTGGTTCTGCTAAATGGAGCTTTGTGGTATTTTTTTCATCATTCCGTTCTATCTTATCTTGTGGGAGGGGTATCTCTCGTTCTCTTCCTTATTGTGTTAAACTTTTATAGAAGTCCATACCGGCGGTTTGCCGGAAATACGGATGATATCATTGTTGCTTCGGCAGATGGAAAGATTGTAGCTATAGAAGAAGTATACGAAAGTGAGTATTTTAAAGATAAGCGAATAATTGTTTCCATTTTCATGTCACCGTTCAATGTTCATGCGAATTGGTATCCGATAAATGGGAAAGTACTGATGTCTAAACACCATGACGGCCGTTTTATGGCTGCTTATTTGCCAAAATCGAGTACGGAGAATGAACGTTCGACCGTTGTTATGGAAACCGAGGACGGCCGTTATCAGATACTTTTGCGCCAGGTTGCAGGAGCTATGGCCCGTCGTATTGTAACATATGCACAGGTAGGAGAAACTGCCCATATTGATGAGCATCTAGGTTTCATTAAATTAGGTTCCCGGGTGGATGTATATCTTCCTTTAGGGACCGAAATATTAGTAGAAATGGACCAGAAGGTGACAGGAAACCAAACTGTTATCGCTAAATTCAAATAA
- a CDS encoding ribose-phosphate pyrophosphokinase: MESSVPFKIFSGTKSRYLAEKICTSLGCPLGKMNIERFADGEFSVSYEESIRGCQVFLVQSTFPSSDNLMELLLMIDAAKRASAHSIIAVIPYFGWARQDRKDKPRVSIGAKLIADMLAASGISRLITMDLHADQIQGFFNVPVDHLYASAIFVDYIKSLDCENLVIATPDVGGTKRASSYAKYFGMPMVICYKLRKKANEISEMQIIGDVAGMDVLLVDDIVDTAGTITKAADIMMASGARSVRAIASHAVMSDPASERVDQSGLTEMVFTDSIPYSKKCEKVVILSVADVFANAIRRVLSNESISSLYVL; encoded by the coding sequence ATGGAAAGTAGTGTACCTTTCAAAATTTTTTCGGGAACAAAGTCCCGTTATTTAGCTGAAAAAATTTGTACAAGTTTAGGATGTCCTCTTGGTAAAATGAACATCGAGCGCTTCGCTGACGGCGAATTTTCTGTCTCTTATGAGGAGTCGATCAGAGGTTGTCAGGTATTTCTTGTACAATCTACATTTCCGTCTTCGGATAATCTTATGGAGCTTTTATTGATGATAGATGCAGCAAAAAGAGCTTCTGCACATTCTATTATTGCGGTTATCCCTTATTTTGGGTGGGCCAGACAAGACCGCAAAGACAAGCCCCGTGTATCTATAGGAGCCAAACTTATTGCAGATATGCTTGCTGCATCAGGTATAAGTCGGCTGATAACCATGGATTTGCATGCAGATCAGATTCAGGGATTTTTCAATGTTCCGGTCGACCATTTATATGCTTCAGCTATATTTGTTGATTATATTAAGTCACTGGATTGTGAAAACCTTGTTATTGCTACTCCTGATGTAGGCGGTACTAAGCGTGCCAGTTCGTATGCTAAATATTTCGGTATGCCTATGGTTATTTGTTACAAGCTGCGCAAAAAAGCAAATGAAATATCAGAAATGCAGATTATCGGAGATGTTGCAGGTATGGATGTCTTACTTGTGGACGATATTGTGGATACAGCAGGAACGATAACCAAAGCTGCGGATATTATGATGGCCAGCGGAGCGCGCTCGGTACGCGCTATTGCCAGTCATGCGGTGATGTCAGACCCTGCTTCGGAGCGTGTAGACCAGTCCGGACTTACCGAAATGGTATTTACCGATAGTATTCCTTATTCTAAGAAGTGCGAAAAAGTTGTTATCTTATCGGTCGCCGACGTCTTTGCTAATGCTATACGACGTGTGCTATCGAACGAATCTATCAGTTCCTTATATGTGTTATAA
- a CDS encoding alpha-amylase family glycosyl hydrolase: MKEKLFIYQVLPRLFGNNKDINKENGTLEENGTGKFSAFDNKALKEIKKMGFTHIWYTGILEHASKTDYSAHGISKDNPDVIKGNAGSPYAIRDYYDVSPDLADVVEDRIAEFEGLVDRTHKNGMKVIIDFVPNHVARQYHSDAKPRKVKDFGEDDDPTIAFDPDNNFYYIPNQKLELQFPVQQGDGAYVEYPAKATGNNCFTNKPGINDWYETVKLNYGVDYNHGKTNCFMPVPDTWLKMQDILLYWTSKGVDGFRCDMAEMVPVEFWNWVIPKVKAKNKSLIFIAEVYDPAQYHNYVHWGLFDYLYDKVDLYDTLRDVICGYKPASEITFCWQRIGDLQSKMLNFLENHDEQRIASDFFAGDAFKAIPGMITAATMHTNPVMIYFGQELGERGMDKEGFSGLDGRTTIFDYWSVDSVRKWRSNGSFGNGNLTQEQVKLRKFYVQLIQIAKEESITSGKFFDLMYHNYENPEFDSSKQYAFLRSGKKEFILVVANFAPYASEISVHIPSEAFDYMGIEPQRIKNAKELFSKKNIPLSSRWDKALYINMESYSGKIIKFTVGQ, encoded by the coding sequence ATGAAGGAAAAACTATTTATTTACCAGGTACTTCCCAGACTATTCGGAAATAATAAAGACATAAACAAAGAGAACGGTACGCTGGAAGAAAATGGAACAGGCAAATTTTCCGCCTTCGACAACAAGGCTCTGAAAGAGATAAAAAAAATGGGATTTACCCATATCTGGTACACAGGGATATTGGAGCATGCTTCCAAAACAGATTATTCTGCACATGGCATATCTAAAGATAATCCGGACGTAATAAAAGGTAATGCAGGATCGCCTTATGCAATACGCGACTATTATGATGTCTCGCCCGATCTGGCCGATGTGGTTGAAGACAGAATAGCTGAGTTTGAAGGGTTGGTGGACAGAACTCACAAGAACGGCATGAAAGTGATAATAGATTTTGTACCAAATCATGTTGCGCGCCAATATCATTCAGATGCCAAACCCCGTAAAGTGAAAGACTTTGGAGAGGATGACGATCCCACAATTGCATTCGACCCCGATAATAATTTTTATTATATACCAAATCAAAAACTGGAATTGCAGTTTCCTGTTCAGCAGGGCGATGGCGCTTACGTGGAATATCCGGCAAAAGCGACAGGAAATAATTGTTTTACAAATAAACCCGGAATCAATGATTGGTATGAAACCGTAAAACTCAATTACGGAGTGGATTATAATCATGGTAAAACCAATTGTTTTATGCCTGTTCCTGATACATGGCTAAAGATGCAGGATATACTACTGTATTGGACGTCGAAAGGTGTTGATGGATTTCGCTGCGATATGGCAGAAATGGTACCGGTAGAGTTCTGGAACTGGGTTATTCCTAAGGTCAAGGCAAAAAACAAATCACTTATTTTCATTGCAGAGGTATATGATCCTGCGCAATATCACAATTATGTGCACTGGGGATTATTCGATTATCTGTATGACAAAGTCGATCTGTATGACACCCTTCGCGATGTTATATGCGGATATAAGCCGGCCTCTGAAATTACTTTTTGCTGGCAACGTATCGGGGACTTACAGTCAAAGATGCTAAATTTCCTAGAAAACCACGACGAGCAGCGTATAGCCTCCGATTTTTTTGCCGGCGATGCATTCAAAGCTATACCGGGTATGATTACCGCAGCCACTATGCACACCAATCCGGTGATGATATATTTTGGGCAGGAATTGGGCGAGCGTGGTATGGACAAAGAAGGTTTCAGCGGGCTTGACGGGCGAACTACCATTTTCGATTACTGGTCGGTAGATTCTGTGCGGAAATGGAGGAGTAATGGTTCCTTTGGCAACGGAAATCTGACACAGGAACAAGTGAAGCTGCGCAAGTTTTATGTCCAGTTAATACAAATAGCGAAAGAGGAAAGCATCACTTCGGGCAAGTTCTTCGACCTGATGTATCATAATTATGAAAATCCGGAATTTGATTCCTCAAAACAATATGCGTTTCTTCGTTCCGGCAAAAAAGAATTTATACTCGTAGTTGCTAATTTTGCTCCATATGCGTCAGAAATATCAGTGCATATTCCGTCAGAGGCATTCGACTATATGGGTATTGAACCGCAGAGGATAAAGAATGCAAAGGAGCTATTCTCAAAGAAGAATATACCACTAAGTTCCCGCTGGGATAAGGCCTTATATATTAATATGGAGTCCTACTCGGGGAAGATAATTAAGTTCACTGTCGGACAATAG